In the genome of Chryseobacterium arthrosphaerae, one region contains:
- a CDS encoding 5-fold beta-flower protein has protein sequence MKKILFICSFLFGLLAVSAQTIESGSHSTKGYIKSDGTIENSSHSTVGYIKNDGTIENKSHSTIGYIKSDGTIENKSHSTVGYVKKDGTVENSSRSTIGYIKDDGTVENSSHSTIGYARGVEKEWAAVVYFFFKME, from the coding sequence ATGAAAAAAATACTATTCATTTGTTCCTTTTTGTTTGGTCTTTTAGCTGTAAGTGCTCAAACTATAGAATCCGGAAGCCACAGTACCAAGGGATATATTAAAAGTGACGGAACCATAGAAAACAGCAGCCACTCCACCGTAGGATACATTAAAAATGATGGGACGATTGAAAATAAAAGTCACAGCACTATTGGCTACATCAAAAGTGATGGAACGATCGAAAACAAAAGCCATTCTACGGTAGGTTATGTAAAAAAGGACGGGACTGTAGAAAACAGCAGTCGTTCAACCATTGGTTACATTAAAGACGACGGAACAGTAGAAAACAGCAGTCATTCCACCATTGGCTATGCCAGGGGAGTGGAAAAAGAATGGGCGGCAGTTGTGTATTTCTTCTTTAAAATGGAGTGA
- a CDS encoding coiled-coil domain-containing protein, whose protein sequence is MKAATVDKNSKAHLSPGKKPKPKEQVVVPLPGVEEISVRTKKSENSTDRAGSANPESNRIGLNNIMASAHSSQTIHGKGSEIMYGKLQESLSATGDINHPDTKKIEKDYMMTLSPSQARDYHELKSGTYQTNTVQERAVAHQIVKNQEDPVKTTRESEKETLQKTDSKYEASKPVIDEKPKEKAVEIKTAPIKPISSEVNSNSSKKVADKNEKPRSEKVTEGKKTINKKLNSKTKGEEETKVTIPDEIQSVVTPRMDKAVDSEQAEIAPDAQTTINIVGLVAAAQEFRDQGVEARNQVKSQNEAAKTLKNKIKEVEREIQKSDDDLQKSEDSIDRKEALIHKLEKGLDTSLKRQQKVEQEVGIYQQEYDKNKTKASDLDKEAKSLLGGSQKHQDPKNADSGKLTKKLSELNTNAATINQAVSQAGNTTRKLSQEAQQAKGKNTRIKSEITSSRASVQKSKAKLAADTKKNIEAKKELGKLTPKLKQTESESKKLNQEANALLLDSYVIEHEIIKTQNAYYANMATVEGRNSLIQKEKDKIQQTPKELNEAERLLVDFTQLKTEDEQIVFLRQLSPGQRNLLRDKFEEVNANYDSDQSEHQSLISQNVESIRNSQIEVFNNKRKDALQKPLNLVTKNLNRITGLKRLWMSISIAFSDIWNDITNISWTDVGKFIESIFSPKAWYEAISGSISGIWDDLTSWKGFSQDPVGMILQKAAGIANKVLVIAGVITGILGVLTLAAAVGSIFTLGGLAPLAAWLGGATVTMGTITFWIGAIALGLNILNGIKNIYDVHTAKTADVLFKNSGELKSDITNSGMAILAMMGGKASKKGGASIKDLAKRNPKTFGKRVFITARNGLKAQIVSIPRRITSVFKKETWIKASQRFQAAYKKAQEWVVEPFRKKTVTPPNRNMNQLPFEEQTVPDRMHEQPVRNEKNSAESNIKKENVTSAPVQENLYEESIFRQDNRPYSPAGSKEGRIKSHINEEGNLTPADKNGSATVSDHVRGSEPMKSKSPYTSFSDEGPGIGKTYGDNVIEVDIKRLEADIAAGKISEVEVLRPEKVQAELQAKIDQAMKRLEENPTPKNQKRVDDAVRDLNNSVRDKEILIKGEIPAEYFNVKSTKNNIFEDTLPNAGKNKRVEIASGVKEDPFDFQMNKRGKELTSKQQELLDRLAVNDGLGEHIAKIGKREVTATDLAALTYKEGKEFAIIMDKQGQRYLVKMGSYKGGQLPHYTDRLLMHSHPFDWGTGQAKLISPQDIDGIISLNQKYSYMVTTEGEIWKFTHSTIPNDIGELVRELNYYGWSNPKNK, encoded by the coding sequence ATGAAAGCAGCAACTGTAGACAAAAACAGCAAAGCCCACCTTAGCCCAGGCAAAAAGCCAAAGCCAAAAGAACAGGTGGTAGTCCCTCTGCCTGGAGTGGAAGAGATCAGTGTACGGACAAAAAAGTCTGAGAACTCGACTGATAGGGCGGGATCAGCAAATCCTGAAAGCAACCGGATCGGTCTTAATAATATCATGGCCTCTGCTCATAGCTCTCAAACTATTCATGGGAAGGGCTCGGAAATCATGTATGGCAAACTTCAGGAGAGTTTGTCAGCAACCGGAGATATCAACCATCCGGATACCAAAAAAATTGAAAAAGACTATATGATGACCCTAAGCCCCAGTCAGGCACGGGATTATCATGAGCTTAAATCAGGAACTTATCAGACCAATACAGTTCAGGAACGGGCTGTTGCTCATCAAATAGTAAAAAATCAGGAAGATCCTGTAAAAACAACAAGGGAGAGTGAAAAAGAGACCTTACAAAAGACTGACAGCAAATATGAAGCATCAAAACCTGTTATAGATGAGAAGCCAAAAGAGAAGGCCGTTGAGATTAAAACTGCACCAATTAAACCAATCTCATCCGAAGTTAATAGCAATAGCTCAAAAAAGGTTGCGGATAAAAATGAAAAACCTCGCTCAGAAAAGGTTACAGAAGGCAAAAAAACGATTAATAAAAAATTAAATTCAAAAACTAAAGGAGAAGAGGAAACAAAAGTTACCATACCGGATGAAATACAATCCGTTGTTACTCCAAGAATGGATAAGGCAGTTGATAGCGAACAGGCTGAAATAGCTCCGGATGCCCAAACTACCATCAATATAGTGGGGCTTGTTGCGGCTGCACAGGAGTTTAGGGATCAGGGAGTAGAAGCCAGGAATCAGGTGAAATCTCAAAATGAAGCCGCTAAAACACTGAAAAATAAGATTAAAGAAGTTGAAAGAGAAATTCAGAAGTCAGATGATGATTTGCAGAAATCAGAAGATAGTATAGATCGTAAAGAAGCTCTGATCCATAAATTGGAAAAGGGGTTGGATACCTCATTAAAAAGACAGCAAAAGGTAGAACAGGAGGTAGGAATATACCAGCAGGAATATGATAAAAATAAGACCAAAGCAAGCGATTTAGATAAAGAAGCTAAAAGTTTACTGGGGGGATCACAAAAACACCAGGATCCCAAAAATGCTGATTCCGGAAAACTTACCAAAAAATTAAGTGAATTAAATACCAACGCCGCTACCATAAACCAGGCAGTGTCTCAGGCAGGAAATACAACCCGGAAATTATCTCAGGAAGCCCAACAGGCTAAAGGAAAAAATACAAGAATAAAGAGCGAAATAACCTCTTCCAGAGCCTCGGTACAAAAATCAAAAGCTAAACTGGCGGCAGATACTAAAAAGAACATAGAAGCCAAAAAGGAGTTGGGAAAACTTACCCCAAAACTAAAACAGACAGAATCGGAAAGTAAGAAATTAAACCAGGAAGCCAATGCATTGTTATTAGATTCGTATGTTATTGAACATGAGATCATAAAAACTCAAAATGCTTATTATGCCAATATGGCCACTGTTGAAGGGCGAAATAGTTTAATACAAAAAGAAAAAGACAAAATTCAGCAAACACCTAAAGAACTTAATGAGGCAGAACGTTTATTAGTTGACTTTACCCAATTAAAAACAGAAGATGAACAAATAGTTTTCCTAAGACAATTAAGCCCGGGCCAACGGAATTTATTAAGAGATAAATTTGAAGAAGTAAATGCTAATTATGATAGTGATCAATCAGAACATCAAAGCTTGATCAGTCAGAATGTTGAAAGTATCAGAAACTCTCAAATAGAGGTCTTTAACAACAAGCGTAAAGATGCTTTACAAAAACCATTAAACTTGGTGACCAAAAATCTGAACAGAATTACGGGGCTAAAAAGATTGTGGATGTCTATTTCTATTGCGTTTTCAGATATTTGGAATGATATCACAAACATCAGCTGGACAGATGTAGGGAAATTTATTGAATCCATCTTTAGCCCTAAAGCATGGTATGAAGCTATTTCCGGCTCTATAAGTGGTATTTGGGACGATTTGACAAGCTGGAAAGGATTCTCGCAAGATCCGGTAGGAATGATTCTGCAGAAAGCTGCCGGAATAGCCAATAAAGTACTTGTCATAGCCGGTGTCATTACAGGTATATTGGGTGTATTAACCCTTGCAGCCGCTGTAGGGTCAATCTTCACTCTGGGTGGTCTGGCACCATTAGCTGCCTGGTTAGGAGGAGCTACCGTAACAATGGGAACCATAACATTCTGGATCGGTGCCATAGCATTAGGATTGAATATACTCAACGGAATTAAAAATATTTATGATGTACATACGGCAAAAACGGCTGACGTTTTATTCAAAAACTCAGGTGAATTAAAAAGCGATATTACCAATTCAGGTATGGCAATTCTTGCGATGATGGGAGGCAAAGCCTCTAAAAAAGGAGGAGCTTCCATAAAAGATCTGGCAAAAAGAAACCCGAAAACTTTTGGTAAGCGAGTATTTATTACTGCAAGAAATGGTCTTAAAGCACAAATTGTTTCTATCCCTAGAAGAATAACATCTGTTTTCAAAAAAGAGACATGGATCAAAGCATCCCAACGTTTTCAGGCAGCTTATAAAAAAGCACAGGAATGGGTGGTAGAACCTTTCAGGAAAAAGACTGTAACGCCGCCAAACCGCAACATGAATCAACTTCCTTTTGAAGAGCAGACGGTTCCTGACAGAATGCATGAACAGCCTGTAAGAAATGAAAAAAACAGTGCAGAATCCAATATTAAGAAAGAGAATGTGACATCAGCTCCGGTGCAGGAAAACCTATATGAAGAAAGCATATTCAGACAGGATAACAGACCTTATTCTCCTGCAGGTTCAAAAGAAGGAAGGATAAAATCTCACATTAATGAAGAAGGAAATTTAACTCCCGCAGACAAAAACGGAAGTGCTACTGTTTCTGATCACGTAAGAGGAAGCGAACCTATGAAAAGTAAAAGCCCTTATACTTCTTTCTCAGATGAGGGACCAGGCATAGGCAAAACCTACGGCGACAATGTGATTGAAGTAGATATCAAAAGGCTGGAAGCTGATATTGCTGCAGGTAAAATAAGTGAGGTAGAGGTATTAAGACCGGAAAAAGTACAAGCTGAATTACAGGCCAAAATAGATCAGGCGATGAAAAGATTAGAAGAGAATCCAACGCCTAAAAATCAGAAAAGAGTAGATGATGCGGTAAGAGATCTTAACAACAGTGTAAGAGACAAAGAGATTTTAATTAAAGGTGAAATTCCGGCTGAATATTTTAATGTGAAGTCTACTAAAAATAATATATTTGAGGATACTTTACCTAATGCCGGGAAAAATAAAAGAGTAGAAATAGCTTCAGGAGTAAAAGAAGATCCTTTCGATTTTCAGATGAATAAGAGGGGGAAAGAATTAACTTCAAAACAACAGGAGTTATTGGACAGATTAGCAGTTAACGATGGGCTAGGTGAACATATCGCCAAAATAGGTAAACGTGAGGTAACAGCAACGGATTTAGCTGCACTAACTTATAAAGAAGGAAAAGAGTTTGCAATAATTATGGATAAGCAAGGGCAGAGATATTTGGTTAAAATGGGATCATACAAAGGAGGTCAGTTACCTCACTATACTGATAGACTTTTAATGCACTCGCATCCTTTTGATTGGGGTACTGGGCAAGCAAAATTAATAAGTCCTCAAGATATTGATGGTATAATTTCATTAAATCAAAAATATAGTTATATGGTTACAACTGAAGGAGAAATATGGAAATTTACACACAGTACTATCCCTAATGATATAGGAGAGCTGGTAAGAGAACTAAATTATTATGGATGGTCTAACCCAAAAAACAAATAA
- a CDS encoding S24 family peptidase: MNYLEFKEIRKKLNMKQADIAKSIGVGTRAVQYWEKGERKIPETTAYFVTNLLQEQQKKLNDDSASPVVFSDLKIMNVPLANQYAQAGYLSRFADEEYIESLPTIPFTDDVEHRGEYMCFEVKGDSMDNGSYESYLEGDIILCRNIRQDYWMSKLHYDKWDFVIVHKEKGILVKRIINHDVEKGIITLHSLNEYYEDMEIHLKDVAKLFNIISTRRKNNRR; encoded by the coding sequence ATGAACTATTTAGAATTCAAAGAAATCAGGAAGAAACTAAACATGAAGCAGGCTGATATCGCAAAATCTATAGGAGTAGGAACAAGAGCCGTACAATATTGGGAAAAAGGCGAACGGAAAATACCGGAAACAACAGCTTATTTTGTAACCAATCTGCTGCAGGAGCAACAGAAAAAGCTCAATGATGACAGTGCATCCCCTGTTGTTTTTTCTGATCTGAAGATTATGAACGTTCCCCTGGCAAATCAATATGCACAGGCCGGCTATCTGAGCAGGTTTGCAGATGAAGAATACATCGAAAGCCTACCCACCATTCCCTTTACCGACGATGTAGAACACCGTGGTGAATATATGTGTTTTGAAGTGAAAGGAGACAGCATGGATAACGGATCCTACGAAAGCTACCTGGAAGGCGACATTATCTTATGCCGGAACATCAGACAGGATTACTGGATGAGTAAACTGCATTATGACAAATGGGATTTTGTCATCGTTCACAAAGAAAAGGGAATTCTAGTAAAACGGATCATCAATCATGATGTGGAGAAAGGTATCATCACCCTACATTCTCTCAATGAATATTATGAGGATATGGAAATCCATCTGAAAGATGTTGCCAAACTGTTCAATATCATCAGTACCAGACGTAAAAACAACAGAAGATAA
- a CDS encoding PKD domain-containing protein → MKNQLSNISVQYRKFSKGQYIEDPDQFNEFLNFFEDQDRLSRVLLQGVGIVCGLKPKLIYKNRLLSSIELSQGAALTTDGDLLTLNKTNKVSEDLYVSDLKTVDLEYKSFTHFKAYDNFKIRYPSFYEGEEQIELWELATAQEAQTDFQPVVNLSNLNDKYLLLYLEDYEKDVKPCRGVDCDNHGVLQIRNLKVLVTTAQGIVHILGDDRLVTDPITGITKPGRKDRIQPHPLFTEDILGPVEPQRVILSRFISESGVENRYTAADLKKLYSDALAKDGFGQAVFEKIQTISQIMGFSVVYPYQIFKEKVEKCLALDAGFQYAYDVTKDLMATYSEIIKLLPKAFTKNFPNFASFPKHIMLGKLISDTQLDSTRHQFYNSPVLDDEKATQRLKELVNRFNQQVFNFNYLGNKKTIKITSSQKLNPLSNKAIPFYYDVTEGFLKSWNFDNTSNRSFADNVRYDLTFLIPGSGSQDPVDFSIDKSSFYNIEGHQGMDFQKAFEQIKQIRDKEQLGFDIVALSLEELVGNKDLSIAYFNDYVDKHPGLEHRHGVEKGGSFLIVYDSIRNPKVIADFSLPYICCTPKTEVKLSLPSDVICSKAGAVPFTVLPVSGVVKASVTDSLNGGVELINGQYFFNPGMISPSLIGQEISFTVNGKPTSCSIKVVTQPDVTIDVVSVDYPGDGSNATTINFKISGTSFTDYIYKWDFWDDGGLITLNPDADGMVSYTLYDLNPKNIPVIKVNVSGNGCAQDIFIRDWYKVPARLSLPTDIICSGDDAIRFTEVIPAGGPIVAYVGANIIDNHDQVIRFNNGTFYFSPNGVNPNLYGQYITFKVDGQPTNCRIKVVPPPKVSTNYSVDYPANGSTLTTIHIEVSGPYFADYLYEWDFLGDGHYSFPDHIINGKISYTYHNLDLNNIPVIGVRVSGGGCSQRMPISDWYTSLRLPQSVICSDAKPISFTEIIPKNGTIQAYVGNVLVAGVVSGSFDPNLVDSSFHGQVITFTVKGKQTNCSIKVIKQPNVAISVRSVDYPTGGSNETKVNLYVSGTDLANYDYSVDGNPISKPDANGFTSCILRNVNPEGNPTINVTVSNGACNQIVSITNWYKPPYVTINNIDFSEGVQCCEVAMPVVEAKADSDKFRQSDLSFTLKGTATLNGIIDDADHPKLIYSWHQISGPSGAVLIGADTRSLTVTNLLVDTYIFRFMAFDPDSGAFDAVEGNAWVQE, encoded by the coding sequence ATGAAGAATCAATTAAGTAATATCTCAGTTCAATACCGAAAGTTCAGTAAGGGACAGTACATAGAAGATCCGGATCAGTTCAATGAATTTCTGAACTTTTTTGAAGATCAGGACCGTTTGTCCAGAGTACTGCTGCAGGGAGTAGGTATTGTCTGCGGTCTCAAACCGAAACTTATTTACAAAAACAGACTACTCAGCAGCATAGAGCTTTCTCAGGGGGCAGCACTTACAACCGACGGAGATTTACTAACCTTGAATAAAACCAATAAGGTGAGTGAAGATCTGTACGTGAGTGATTTAAAGACTGTGGATCTGGAGTACAAAAGCTTTACCCATTTCAAAGCATATGATAATTTCAAAATAAGATACCCATCATTTTATGAAGGGGAAGAACAGATTGAACTTTGGGAACTGGCAACAGCTCAGGAAGCACAGACTGATTTTCAACCTGTTGTTAATCTTTCAAATTTAAATGACAAATATCTGTTGCTGTATCTGGAAGATTATGAAAAAGATGTTAAACCCTGTAGAGGGGTTGACTGCGACAATCATGGGGTACTGCAGATCAGAAACCTTAAAGTATTAGTAACTACAGCACAGGGCATCGTCCATATTCTTGGAGATGACCGTCTGGTAACTGATCCTATAACCGGTATAACCAAGCCAGGCAGAAAAGACCGTATTCAGCCTCATCCTCTGTTCACAGAAGATATTCTGGGACCTGTTGAACCACAACGGGTTATCTTGAGCCGCTTTATTTCAGAAAGCGGAGTTGAAAACAGGTATACAGCTGCCGATTTAAAAAAACTGTATTCTGATGCTTTGGCGAAAGATGGTTTTGGCCAGGCCGTTTTTGAAAAAATTCAGACAATCTCCCAGATAATGGGATTTTCAGTTGTGTACCCTTATCAGATATTCAAAGAGAAAGTAGAAAAATGTCTTGCGCTGGATGCCGGATTTCAGTATGCGTATGATGTGACAAAAGATTTGATGGCTACCTATTCTGAAATTATAAAACTGCTTCCTAAAGCGTTTACGAAAAATTTTCCAAATTTTGCTTCTTTTCCTAAGCACATCATGCTTGGAAAATTAATATCGGATACCCAGCTGGATTCTACAAGACATCAGTTTTATAATTCGCCTGTTCTAGATGATGAAAAGGCAACACAAAGGCTCAAAGAATTAGTGAACCGTTTTAATCAGCAGGTATTCAATTTTAATTATTTGGGTAATAAAAAAACAATTAAAATTACGTCATCGCAGAAACTAAATCCACTGAGCAATAAAGCGATTCCTTTCTACTATGATGTTACGGAAGGATTTTTAAAATCCTGGAATTTTGATAACACAAGCAATAGATCATTTGCAGATAATGTAAGGTACGATCTTACATTCTTGATTCCAGGCTCCGGTAGTCAGGATCCTGTAGATTTCAGTATAGACAAGAGCTCTTTCTATAATATAGAAGGCCATCAGGGAATGGATTTCCAAAAAGCTTTTGAACAGATAAAGCAAATCAGAGATAAGGAACAACTCGGGTTTGATATTGTGGCACTGTCATTAGAGGAGCTAGTAGGAAATAAAGACCTTTCAATAGCTTATTTCAATGATTATGTAGATAAACACCCGGGATTAGAGCACAGACATGGAGTTGAAAAGGGAGGATCTTTTTTAATAGTTTATGATTCTATCAGAAATCCAAAAGTTATCGCAGATTTTTCGCTTCCATACATCTGTTGTACTCCAAAAACTGAAGTTAAATTAAGCTTGCCAAGTGATGTTATTTGTTCTAAAGCAGGTGCAGTACCTTTTACTGTACTTCCTGTAAGTGGAGTGGTAAAAGCTAGTGTTACTGATAGTTTAAATGGAGGAGTGGAATTAATTAATGGACAATACTTCTTTAATCCGGGAATGATAAGCCCATCTTTGATAGGTCAGGAAATTTCCTTTACTGTAAACGGAAAACCAACCAGCTGCAGTATCAAGGTGGTTACACAGCCGGATGTTACAATAGATGTTGTTTCGGTTGATTATCCAGGGGATGGCTCAAATGCAACAACCATAAACTTTAAAATTTCCGGAACAAGTTTTACAGACTATATTTACAAATGGGACTTCTGGGATGATGGAGGTTTGATTACTCTAAACCCGGATGCAGATGGAATGGTGAGTTATACGTTATACGATCTTAATCCGAAAAATATTCCGGTAATAAAAGTGAATGTGAGTGGTAACGGATGTGCTCAGGATATTTTTATAAGAGATTGGTACAAAGTTCCGGCTCGATTAAGTTTGCCAACTGATATTATTTGTTCAGGAGACGATGCTATACGTTTTACTGAAGTAATTCCTGCCGGTGGCCCTATAGTAGCTTATGTTGGTGCCAATATTATTGATAATCATGATCAGGTTATAAGATTCAACAACGGGACTTTTTACTTCAGTCCAAACGGAGTGAACCCTAATTTGTATGGGCAATACATTACATTCAAGGTAGATGGCCAACCGACTAATTGCCGTATTAAGGTGGTTCCGCCACCTAAAGTTAGTACTAATTATAGTGTTGATTATCCAGCTAACGGTTCAACATTAACAACAATACACATTGAGGTTTCCGGACCCTATTTTGCAGACTATCTGTACGAATGGGATTTCCTAGGTGATGGACACTATAGTTTCCCTGATCATATTATAAATGGTAAGATAAGCTACACATACCATAATCTGGATCTGAACAATATCCCGGTGATAGGTGTGAGAGTGAGTGGTGGCGGATGCAGTCAGAGAATGCCTATAAGCGATTGGTATACATCTTTACGTTTACCGCAAAGTGTTATCTGTTCTGATGCCAAGCCTATATCTTTTACTGAGATAATCCCTAAGAACGGGACTATACAGGCTTATGTGGGTAATGTTCTTGTTGCCGGTGTAGTATCCGGTTCATTTGATCCGAATTTAGTGGATTCTTCATTCCATGGCCAGGTAATTACTTTTACTGTAAAAGGAAAACAAACCAATTGCAGTATTAAGGTTATTAAGCAGCCGAATGTTGCAATATCTGTCAGATCTGTTGATTATCCAACCGGTGGTTCCAATGAAACCAAAGTAAACCTGTATGTTTCCGGGACAGACCTGGCCAACTATGATTACAGTGTGGACGGTAACCCGATTTCTAAACCGGATGCAAATGGATTTACGAGCTGTATACTGAGAAATGTTAATCCGGAAGGAAACCCGACGATCAATGTGACTGTGAGTAATGGTGCATGTAATCAGATTGTTAGTATAACTAATTGGTACAAACCTCCATATGTTACAATAAACAATATCGACTTCTCTGAAGGTGTACAGTGTTGTGAAGTTGCTATGCCTGTCGTTGAAGCTAAGGCAGATAGTGATAAATTCAGACAGAGTGATCTATCTTTTACCTTAAAAGGAACAGCTACGCTAAATGGGATAATTGATGATGCTGATCATCCAAAGCTTATTTATTCATGGCATCAGATTAGCGGGCCATCCGGAGCGGTGCTGATAGGTGCTGATACACGGTCTTTAACAGTTACTAATTTACTCGTTGATACTTATATATTCCGATTTATGGCTTTTGATCCAGATAGTGGAGCATTTGATGCTGTGGAAGGAAATGCATGGGTACAGGAGTAA